TGATGCCGTTTAGTTCACCAGTTCATCGAATGATATTGGAGTTTTTATGTGTTGCTTTCATCGTGTAAAATGTTACAGGATTTTTTACATTATCGCAAGAATCCTTAAATGAGATAGGTCTTGGACGACTACTTTAGAACTAACAAGGAGATCGCACACCCCTCGAAGCTCTTGTGATCAGCCTATTAAGAACCTATCGGACGGGCTCTTAACAAGTGTTATCTCTCCTACGTAAGAATGGTTTGAAGGAGTAGGTTAGATGTAAGGAACGTGATATTCAAGttttcttaaattcatcaaataatTCATCGTCAGACTTTGATttgagaacaaaaaaaaaaaaaaacaaaaacaaaaaaaaaaaaaaaacaacggaacCCAGTCCCCTATACAGAAGACGTATTGAATGTCCGTTTattcctttttgttttttaaatacaaaatccATATATATATTATCGGAGCATTTTCGCGTAACCTTATATTTCTCCtgaaatgtatcaaaataattcTTGATAGATAGATCCAACCAACCCAACTATTCATGTTTTACCAGTAACACCAAAATTGTCTATCGGAAAAAACAAGCCCTTTTAGTACTAATTTTGAACGAAATTTAAGTCAACGCTAATAATAATGGACGGATAAAGGTATTTGATTAAGCAGCACTTGTTAAATATATAACTAAAAAAATCAGCCAATCGACTACTGTATATAGCTTTCCTGTGTGTGCACGTCGCCGAGACGAGACGGCACAGGTCATCGACAAATGTAGACAACAAATTCCTTGTGGTGCAGCCGTCGGTGTCCCGATTAAAGCTGTAGGAAAAAACGTTGAAAAGATCAAGTAACGACCAAGATGGATCATTAGGAATTGTGGTGATTCTTCATGGGGAACCTAAACGCAGTACTAAAAGGCTTCGGCCAAACAGTCCATGAAAACCTACAGTTAGACTTCAACTACAGACATTAGCGAACAACGGCACTGACAGGCAATTACGGTGGCACATCGTCGGAGACACCAAGAGCGGCACTGCTGTGTTGACCATATGAAAGTTGTTACTTCAACATATGGCACCTCCTGTCCAAAACAGTACAATGTACTTTTGAGGACTAAGACAGCCGAGCCCCATTATAGACAAGACCGTCGGTGTATTGCCCGCTGATTACTGTAGTTAAGCTCTCATTGGCCGTGTACAGTGACCAATTTTGGCTTCTAATTTTTAACTGCCTTTTTGACTTATATTCTATGAAAATTGCATAATAGTTAAATTTCTTCAGCTTTCggctttacaattttttttaggGCTTACTAGATAACAAGCTCGCATAGCTGCTCATGCAATATTATGTACGTAAAGGTTCGAAAGGTTCTGAAATAGTTAGAATtatttgtactttaaaatgttattagtCACACAATTCTTTAGTGGGAGTAATATGCATAtgttaatatttatgtacatattactcTGTACCACGTTGTTTTGTgactatgtaaaaaaaaaaataaacggggttaccctcCAAGGgcctcaaacaaaaaaaaaaaaaaaaaaaaaaaatattatgtacgTAAGGGTGGATGGATcgtcattcattaaacataataaCGGACGAACAGAAGAGTTACAAGTGGGGTCACAGGAGTCCAGTATTAAGACTGTCTGACTATGAAACCaagggtcgtgagtttgagcctCTGCTTCTACAACTAAAATTAATAACGGATAAGAATCACGTTTATCGGCGTTTTACATCCGGCACGCTATAGAACAAGGGAAACTTCTGTAATTGGAGATGAAAAAGAGTTGACAAAACCAAGCCTCATATACTGAATATATTTACAGTTGCGTTACGGCATAGAATCCTAACCGCGTATTTCATTAgctattaaaatctgtaaaatcctttggaagcatagaatgcaactaagcaaaattATTGCAGACTCGgattgactgagtctgttcatgagaggaaatagAAAGTGCTACACCTTTAAGTcccgctagcaccggcttagATAGCAGAATTCTACTACACAGAATGGACTACATGGCCgcaaggacaagaaaatataacatcactgtATTCAAGTACGGGGAAATATTTTAAAGGCCGCCGCATGTcatttaaagattgctgttgtgatagttaatagcATCTGTAAAAAAACCCTTTGGAACATATTATTAGTGAACATTAACaacaattttgatgtttttgaaaTGTGTGCGGAGTGTTCTGCGGACAAAACAGTCGGATGAAATTGATTCATTTACCCAACAGAAAATCATGCCTTTATACGTATCCCGAAATTTAATAAAGTAATACAATGTATTTTCATTGATAACTTCACGTGAAAGAGTTTACTCGAAAACGTTAGGACAATATTTGGCGTATTCAAAGGAAAAATTTGTACATTACCTGTTCGCAGTATCCCCTGACAGTATGTTGAAGCTGTTTCAAATCAAGAAGACCTGGTTCACTCAGTATTCCAAAATCCTTTGCTAGGTAGTAGATGAGGCCAAAGGtaaagaattgtttgtttttcacTGACGGTTGATACACCTGATCAATCGAACAAGGCTTTGGAGAATACATGTCGTCATCAGCAGGTGCTAGGTAATTTTTGAGTAGGTCTTCACATAGTGACGCATTTCCTCTGCCGATCATGGCCACCATTTTGTATCCTAAAGTTCCGTTCCTGGAGTCTCCTAGAAAAATCAGAAATGCAATGAATTATGATGCGACAGAGACCACTTTGGTctaaagattttttatttcagGATCCCTATGCTTTTACGTCGTTAAACGAGCAGATGATTCCCAGTATTCATACTAGAAACATTGTATAATAATGTGACATTTGTTTACCTGCTTAGCCGTAATTGCTTAAAAATTGAACCTTGTTTATCATGACAAGGTTATATACCGGTTGACTTTTTCAACTCTATTCCAAACATTGATTTAAactatattctaatatgcttgtttctgttaaaacaagcttacgctaaaatgacgtcacgttaacgtgagATGACGTCAATGCTTTTGTTGCGACGAAGTAAGAGCGTTAcgatattttatctactgttttagatttgggcatattagaatcgaaataatgtatatcaaaatcgtgttttacctaaatcaGAGTAATCAGTAAAtaattccgcggacgtataacctctttctgtgtattaataacgttaaaacacggttgttccatacattatttcttaattaagacacaaaaaatatatttgaaaatagtttatatAGTTTTATCACACCGTTTTAGGTGACCTTCCTACTTTATTATTCTACCTCTGTGCGCTTGCTGTGGTAATTGATATCTAAAGAGTTTTGGCGAAGAAATACAACAAAATAGGATAATACGATAAATGTCTCAGAGcgtacgaggattgttcaaatatgaatgcatctaagagcataaaaaatgtatccttgatagatttcaatgaaaattttatttggtcccctcgtactattcacctccaacagatatgcaaagtttcagtcttctaatccaatccttgaaggcattttcatagtctttttaggtatactatgaagacactggaatatcgcagaaccgaggtgtttgcgcagCACAAAtgttcgaccagaaaggtattttttgagccttgggaacaaaaagaagtcacacggggcaaggtcaggtgaataaggagggtgagggagcaaaacaaccttttcctgcttcagaaagtcttgttcAATAGACGcattgtgcgatgacgcattgtcatgtagcaatctgacattggccaaaccagttgcgggtcttcgatttttgaaatatttcttcagtgcTCGAAGAACTtaagtcttgtaaaacttcgcatttacggacttgcctttaggtacagcaacctgaatggcaggaccctgagttgtgaagaatacggcatacattaccttcttgacactcatggtccgctttgcaatgcatggtcttttgccagactttgttgcccatattttgttctgaatctttcgtttgggctcaaaaaggtgaacccatgtctcgccaccagtgacgacatttgggaaagaccgtgcattgtaatttggaaactgtttaagtaacaattttgcgcattgcacgcgtgtctttttctgctcatctgtcaacagatggggaatccatctagcacagatctttctcattttcaaattacgtttcagaattgtacgagctgctcctaatgagatgctaaccatactagctatttgcctagcggtgtatcttgcatcagtagcaactatttctttcactctagcaaccatcttggcagacgttgctgttttcggccgacggccatgtggtgcatcttgtgttgaaactaacccacatttgaatttcttaaaccaacgaataactgtcgaaaaagacatttcattatgccattaaacagaacatatttcatcaaaaatgtctttacaccctatgccaagaatacaacgattcttaatataggaccgtatttcaacggcgtacgctgaccttcttccaaccatttttgtattagtatacacgagtaggcaatgtttagcgagcgatagacacagctaaagtgaacggattttaatgggtgtggtatcaatgtaaagctaacatgtttatctacccaataatcttaatttcctcgtgattttcgcattattgagcgagataacactctagatgcattcatatttgaacaatcctcttAATAATACTGCAAACTGCGAGACTCATAAATTTTCTATTACCATATCTTTTTCTAATGGATTTTCACTAACAAGATGGTtggttgtaaaaaaattaaaaatatctttatggTTGGAGAATTTACATTTGAGATGTGTAAATACAATGTCTTGTTGGAAAAGTTCAAAAGAATATACGTCTCAAATGGTTGAACAGTGTAACAAACGTTTAATCTCTAAACTTACATTTCAACACACAGGGACTGACAATCACATTGGCATGCTTGTTTTCCTGTACAAGCAACTCAGCTATTCTTTCAGACATAAGAGTGGCACCATATGAAAGATAACTATGGCAGTTAACCCCGTATTCTTGGCCAGCAATGGTTGCGGGCATCTTCCCGGCATATATCGGATCATCGAGAATAAACGCTATTTGGGCTGAAGTTTTTCTGAAACAGATCTGCAAATAGATATCAGTTATATCATTTTTCTCATTAACAAAGTTTACTGAAGTAGAATGGAACAAAACGTGACAAAAAGCTAAAACTGAGTATTAAGGTGGcaagaaaaatgttattttaaattttaatttttgatatgaCTAGCAAATTAAATCGAATAAAATACACCTGCATTCATCAATTCAGTTCTAGTTATTTATTACAATCGGTTGGTATCGTAAAGACGTAGACTCTTTATTTCGGCgatttaaaaagctgaaaaaatgTCTTTGGTTTTCTGTCGATGATTTGCCAGATTATTTCTTTGGTTTATGCAAGCAAAGACACGTCGACACATTTTCAGACAAGTACCGTTTAATTGGGTTCATTTGGCAGCAAAGTATGATATAACTTGATTTCATAAATATAGATTTTTGGGGAGAAAACATTGCAACAAACTGTCGTAAGATACCACATTTCCGCACTAACAAAGAAACAACAGACATGATGCAATTTGTCTGCAATTTCCAGCTACCATTGATATGAGAATATATTAGACAAGGCTTGATAACAATATTGGCTGAACATACGACATTAATATTCAACGATAATGCTCATTATATGGCGTCGGACTCTCATTGTAAGTAAGCATTGATACAGCACAGTGTACGTATATTTGTACAAAACAGCCTTTGATGAGAACACTATGCAAAAAAGAGATTTATTTTTACTCTGGTTCATCTGGACAGAAAATTACAATTGTACGCAGGACtttgattttttatgattttgttaacaGAGGTTTCACCAACTgaagcaatttttttttgaatgtttgtaacaAGCCAATGATATTATAGACATGGTTAGTTTCTACCTTAAACATATTTAACGTATTTTGTTACATTCATGGCAAATTTTATGTATTCAAATTGTGTTGAGACTGATATCATGTGTAACTTTTGTTACTTAATTAAACTTGAGCGTCCGACAGATAGTCTTTTGAATGGATAGAcatggcatcaagttttatacttttttatactACTCGCTACCTGTGACGAAAATGTCTACTTTATGACATAGATATATACCGTATCCATGGTAAGCTTTGTAAACACCATTGCATTTTTTCGGTAGCAGATTTGGTAACCGTTTGTATTAGTATAACGCCATCTTCCCATTACTTCATAGGTGTTTAGAGAATAGTTAGAATCTATTTCCTTAATGAAGAGCTTAATATCGAGGGACAATAGTTGTTTTACTGTCTCCCGAACACCTCGTAAAACAAAATTGCTCATATGCTTATCGGTGAAAACATACTGGCTCATCCAATATTATCTTGAGCTGGGTGCTCGgccaaatatatttgttttgtttttgttgggtttaacgtcatgcCAAGACAATTTGaggtgatatggcgactttctgCTTTTAGTGGTGGAGGATAATCCCGGATGCTATCCCCTGGCATTTGAGTATTCAAACTCAGTGGTGAGGCGCAAGTTCTTTTAACCTTAATAACCTTTTAGTCACAGAGGTCTCCTTTCATATAGATCAACGTTGTTACATAGCCTAACAGTATTGCGATTACATTCAGGCGTAGGAAAATGCCCAAGAACAAGATTCATATTAATTCCACTAAAATAGTGtaacttgttttatatataagcGAAAAACTAAAACTTCTTACGTCGacttttattattgtaatttgttgCCGTTGTATGGTTTCCACAATCCTGtgatttacattgtttaacacttaccctgctaaattgctataatgaacgtgtccatctttcaatttagacagtaccattaactgttaaaaagggagctttccaaaaaagatactgactgaatggcgaacagtgcaggccatgattaTAATCtggactggtcgcaaaggcagaatcaatcgtgtccagcatgattacCTGACAAAAACAAGACATGAATCAGGTATTGGAGACAAACTACGTGCTTATGGCTGAACAAGTAAGGGATCATTAGTCTCACTAAGAGATAGAACTCATGGACACTCAATTGATAATAAATTAGGACTCCCTTCTGAACTTAACATCCTGACCCCATAATAAGATACTACTAAAACTATTATTTGAATTGTTGACAATACAAAGTATGCATTAATTAACAATGAAAccaatttgttttttatttccataaCAAATTGCATTACGATGGAAAGGTTCAATATAAACATCGCCGTAGTGACATTAATATACAACAACTTTTACACATTGAACATGTCCCTGCAAGTTATTCCAGAGATCTATActgttttcgtttttgttgggtttaattgCACACTAGTATAGGTTGTACGGAggcttttaaatttaatttatataattactAAACTTATTACCGTCAAACAATTTAAAGTCATGACTTAGACGGACTTTGACAGAAAACTAAATTTCTCTTCTTTGGGAATACAAATGACATTGCCTACATATGAATcagtttttaacaattttcaaaatcCATTAGGCACAAAAGTATTAGAAAAACACATTAATGTGTTTAAATGCTATACCAAAGGGCACATAAAAGAACATTCATCCGCATTTAACAAAATCCGCTCGtcagtttgatacattttataattataagaAATCCCACCAAGCAACGTTTGTGATTGTGACTGCATACTTTTATCGTTTCATTTCTTTCCATGGAGAAACCTCAGTTTTTCTATACTACGAAATAAATTTAACATGCTTttgaaatcaatataaaatttgCGTGGgctatttttttcaggaaaatatagACAATGCCAAAATTAACAACATGATAGGTTTAACGAGACACGACTACATAATTCCACTTTTAATCAAATCAAAGCGTCTGCACAAATCAGCTGGCAAATAAAATTATCCCTTGTTGCTATGTAGCAAagttatttatcatttgatttcGGCGAATTTTGTACTAAATATAATATATCCTTATATCGTTTCTTTTCGAACACCCATTTAAGGCTATTGAACCACTATTATTATAAACGAAGTTCGATTTAATGTTCTAATAACCTATCCTCACTCGGATTTCTCTAAGATGTTCCATTGAATAACTTGTTTGTGCTCGAATTAAACCTGGTTTCCGAGATATACCGCAAAGTCAAATGTAAGCAGCATGTGAAAACCATAAACATGCTCAACGAATTAGCAGTGTTGTATTTGTGTCGTACTAAATCTTAAAGAATGCATCCCAAGTTCAGGTCATTAAAGTTTAGAAGACGTCTTACAGCTCATAGTGTAAAAATATGGCGAAAGGATATGAAGTTCgtagggacctccgtggccgagtggttaaggtcgctgacttcaaatcacttgcccctcgtcgatttgggttcgagcctcactcggggcgttgaatgtttcatgcgaggaagccactcagctggcttacggaaggtcgatggttctacacaggtgtccgctcgtgatgaaataatgcacggattggcaccttgggtcttcctccaccatcaaaagctggaaaagcgccatatgacctataattgtgtcggtgtcctaacaaaataagtaaataaattaatGAAGTTCTTAAAAGCATGCAGAATGAATGAAACTCGGAATTGTACTGTAAAATTATGAAACGAGACAGGTTGTAAAATCTAATGTTAGAATGTGTTTATTGAGAGCACACTGAAAATTCAAAAACCTTACAATATCATACAATAAAGACAACTTTTTTGCACCTAAAACTGTTATAACATGTCAAGGGCCTTAATTATAGTGAGCATTGAAATGAGGTAATGAAACGCATAAATTTCCACatgactgaatagcaaaattATATTCAGGAACTTTAAGATTTATTATTAATTTCGCTTGAAAAAGCTACTGAGATTCTACTCGCCAAAATCTGGCACAATATCAATACTGAATAAAGCATTTAGATTCGAGCATCCTGCAAGTTCAGTGCAATGTATGTCGTCATCCTTAGAACACACACCTATCTCTTCAAAAAACACGCAATTAACAAGATCTGTTATAATAAATACAGCTTTACGGATGGTATCCAGATTTCTTGGTATGTAGGGATAAATTTCGAGAAAATGTCTCGGAATAACAAATTTACTCAAAACAATGTTGGTAACTGTCATATAAAAAAAGTCTTGATGAAAAATTgattcatcatcatcatatttgaCCGCTATATAAGTCTGATTGCCAAGGTTTTGTATAATGGAATATTTCTGCATCAATAAACTAGTGCGAAAAAATAGACGATGTATAATTTGTCTGCAAAATTTCCAGCAAACATTTATATGAGGATACATATAACAGATATTTCATGACAATATTGcttgcattttcaaaattaatattcaaaAGTAATACACATAAGGCCGCGTAGGATCTTCAAATACATATAAcactttttatacatgtatgacaGAGATTTTGATAAGCAACACTATACGGACGTTTAAGATTTTGCTAGTTGCTGCTCTAAATATAATAAGAAGCTGGTTTAGTTGTGGAGAAATATTTTGCCTTTGTACAGAAAAATTTGCAGAGGTTTTAGTAAAGACAGTAATCGTGTTTTCATTTCCGTGATTTCGTCTTCCTtgatcgtagtttcgactttcgcCACCGTGCTTTCGATTTTCATTACCGTACTGCCGAcattcaccatcgtagtttcaacTTTTAATTTCGCATTTTCGACTTTTATCATCCTATTTTTGACATTTGATTTTGTCATCAAGGTTTTGACCTTAACGTTCGTGGTTTCGTCTTTCTTCATCGTGGTTACGACTTTTGGCATTCGTCTATCTGTTGTTCATCCCATTAGCACATATCAAATTAAATACGTATCTATATGCGAGTTCTAGTATTGCAGTTTAAACCTCGCTTGGGACATATACCTCTATTCTATTCAGTCACTTATCCACTTATCTTTTAGCTGTAGTTTGAGATGGGAGAACTTAAAGGAAGAATACCTGCATGTAGAAATGTTTATTGGAAttaaaaatcaatacaaacaaaaatcacatgtttaaatgTGGCAATTTTCGGAACGACTGCTCTTCACTCAGTTTTTGCTATGTATGACTAGATCTACATTTGAggccagtaaaatatttttgtaccgTTAACTTAGTTATGCTTCATTTATAATAGTTGCGGGAAAATTTATAGGCGCTTCTAAAGATTGTTTGAGCTCACATTGCACACGTGCAAAAGAAAGGattaacaattataataatagtCGAAATTACGAATTATGGCAATTCAATGATGGTCGTGAACAAGGACAATTAATTGAAGATGGTCACCATGGGTGTCAAATATAGCATATTTAGTCGGGAAACTGTTGGGATACTAAACAGAGGACTTTGAGTTTTAAAGAATTCTCTTATTTTGATAGTGGTAAAGAAATTCAGTACAAAGAAACCCTCAATAACGAGTTTCATCTTTGATGTGTAATTTTGACTGCAATGGAACACAAGTTACATAAAGACATCATTTTTTGGTCGCTATATATAAGTTAGGCTGTAGTTGCATTAAAACTTAATGCTTCAAAACTTCGATGTTATACTACACTTAATTAAACATCCATTGACTGATTAAAAGATACAGGAGTAAATACTTCCTTGTTAGAAGTGCCGCTCTCAGCTGACACAAACTTAATTAAATCCTGGCACAAGAATAATCAGAAAGTAGATTTTACTTCCTACAGTGATTAAATAAATGTCATCCGTAAtgagtaaagtttcttgttttcaATGGAAGTTCGTGACAGCCTTTCTTAAACGTAATAAACCTCTAGTTTACGTTGTGTTTCTGTGAGTGATTGTCAGACCCATTACTCTCCTTTAAAATTTACTCCTTGAGTATTAATATAGCTCTATAAACACAATAATTGTTAACGTAGAGCTACTTTTACATATGATGCACTTCTATAACAACCGTTCTGTTTCGGTAGTTTTGAGGGTTAGGTAGGGGTTGGGTGGCATTGGCACAGTTTGGGTCAAAAATAAGACCGAAGGTGCTCCTTCTAGCATTGTTTCAGGGATGGGCAAGCACGTGGATAAAAGCGGTGGGCtttccgtaatccagctggatggcttccagaCATATAGAACTGAGGAGTGGTCTCGAAGCCACGTCATTGCGGGGCATATGATTGGAACTCGGGCACGAAAGCTCATTTAGATTATTGTTGCATTGTTGTAATAAGCGCACGTTACTACATTTGAAATAGAATTTTACTAGAACTACGCAAGTATCCTTTTATTAAGTCTTACCAAGTGAGTTACATTTTACGGTCCGACTGATTGACTCGCAGCCAACCCAAGTATGATCATGTACATTCAGAACGATTGACTTTTTATTAAACACACATTCAAATTTGTatgctattattattatacaattaaaaatggtatcatatctatgtatattatataatatgatTCACTTTCTTCGCATCCCCACTTCCCCACATGCTCTTTATAAATTAACAGTTCAATTTATATTTCTTGAAgtatgtgttgttgttttttcaaatttttatatatcataatataAATGGCCTTCAAACTAAAAGTAGATAGGCGTTTATATATTAATGTATTGGTACTGTCATTCACATTTAAAGAGACTAGATCATTGCAGAACGGTTGTATTTTGTCATCATCAAAAACATTCTCACAACATGAATCAACgtcatgaaaaacaaaacaagaaaacttTAAGGAGATTAAAATTCACTAAAGTCTTGAATATCGTCATGACAGCTTGTTTGGAATTGGCTCTGCTCTTCTATAATTCCATCAATTGACTAGCCAGTTCTTGATACCTATTTCTCTCTTCCTCATACAACATTCCACCAAGACTCCATGCTGAAAGTAGAAAGTTTATTCCCATAGAATTTGGACAACTTTACATATTTACCATTAATTTAGCTGTAGAAAATTGTTTATCAATGAAcacctttaaaatgaaatatactcATTTATTAGTTTCTCGTTCAATTATTTACTAAAACCCTTTTTACTGTATATTGGTGTGTTTACCgcttattaatttttaaaaacgtGTGTAAATAAAACCGAATTTCTTAAAGACAGATTTACATCGCTAGGTATCATATGGATCAGATCCAAAGTTAAACTAATCTAATGCTAAACGTGTGGTAAAGACATCCACTTTTTGGCCGTTTAGTAAAATAttatacaaagaaatattttgtcaCTATCTTAAAGACCACCGCAGTAAGTTTTAGCTTAAGTCACAACTGTACATGTTTGCAACAAAAGAGTCATTGCAAGCAAAGTTACTAAGTGCTTTTGGCATTACATGGTATTACTATCACATGAAAACTAGATGTCAGTAGAAAGGAAAAGCAACAGTACATTACCTATACTCTCGTGGGTTAAAATATCTACTTAATTAACTCACTTAGGGTAAGTGGATGATGATGTAAATGAAACTTAGCAACTAGAAAAGTAACAGAAATATGAGGGATAAATGCATTCATCTTATATAATAAGCAGTTTTGTGGGTCGTAAACAAGATATAAACAAGGCGTGtcaacattaattaattaatttccatTCATTGCACCAAGCCCAATGGAAATAGTATCTGATTTGCAATCAATGAAACTAGATTATTAATCACTTTGACACTTGAAAGAAATTTTATAGTTAACTGTGAGCCTGCTTAAACCCTGGTCAGGGCTGAAAGAGGAAATGTTTGAGATATGTAACTGAAagaaaatggcagatttttaTAAAACGTATAATCCCATTGTTAAGTCCCTCACGTGATATTCTCATCAAGATAATAATTTTGCACACAGACCTTCTTTTTAACACAATATAATACCTGGAAGCTCTGAAAATTTGTATTGATTTATTCTGATTCAGCCGATTTATTAATTAAGACGACATGTAACGATGCAGGATGGTGATATGTTAACGTTTTTCACCAAGCGTCACGCCAAAGGAATATAAGAGTATAAAATTGATGAGTAAATAATCATTAGTGTTTGAATATATCTATCATTAATTGCGTGAATAATGAAAATCATAAGCTGAAGACTGAGTAACTGATAATGTCTTATGTGTTTTAGTATCAGagtcaaattcattttttttctatcgtTATTGTGCATGTGAGAAACcgaatattatatttatatccttTCAAATTGAATACTGTAGCTCATACAATTCAATTTCATTCATCACCTTTGATTAATTTTGTACTGAAGCTACATTTAGTTATGTACTAAAATTTATTCATTCGATCGCCACGCTTCCGACGCTACACTACTGTAATATATCAGATAGATTGAGACACA
This window of the Mercenaria mercenaria strain notata chromosome 5, MADL_Memer_1, whole genome shotgun sequence genome carries:
- the LOC123557493 gene encoding uncharacterized protein LOC123557493 — encoded protein: MVAMIGRGNASLCEDLLKNYLAPADDDMYSPKPCSIDQVYQPSVKNKQFFTFGLIYYLAKDFGILSEPGLLDLKQLQHTVRGYCEQSYEYATVTLGMSEKYASRNCQDGLYKPLLFSALGLDIDNVIAAKDLKGSSIVWSLGGMLYEEERNRYQDDGIIEEQNQFKKKLS